Proteins co-encoded in one Malus sylvestris chromosome 7, drMalSylv7.2, whole genome shotgun sequence genomic window:
- the LOC126630320 gene encoding caffeic acid 3-O-methyltransferase-like, whose product MGSTGEAQTTPTQVSDEETNLFAMQLVNAPFLPIVLKAALELDLLEIMAKAGLGTFVSPTDLASQLPTKNPDDPVMLDRMMHLLVSYSILTYSLSMLPDDNVERLYGLGPICKFLT is encoded by the coding sequence ATGGGATCGACCGGAGAAGCTCAGACGACTCCAACCCAAGTCTCCGACGAAGAAACAAACCTCTTCGCCATGCAGCTAGTCAACGCCCCCTTTCTCCCCATAGTGCTCAAGGCAGCCCTCGAGCTCGACCTCCTCGAGATCATGGCGAAAGCCGGGCTTGGCACTTTCGTTTCTCCGACGGACTTAGCTTCGCAGTTGCCGACCAAGAACCCTGACGACCCCGTCATGCTGGACCGCATGATGCACCTCCTGGTCAGCTACTCCATCCTCACTTACTCCCTCAGCATGCTTCCCGACGACAATGTCGAGCGGTTGTACGGCCTCGGCCCCATCTGCAAGTTCTTGACATAG